One window from the genome of Cryobacterium sp. GrIS_2_6 encodes:
- a CDS encoding KUP/HAK/KT family potassium transporter, whose amino-acid sequence MGAGQVDLVLTDGCRHVARYPLRHITLSTHPRIQELVDAAPGRPLRTLTVNRIDSGPSCREPVLDVERFVKLEKLSARGPALVVGPMIAAMGVVFGDIGTSPLYAATTTFDAGSFDVSGPSAEYVYGSTATILYALTLVVTILYVRFLIRADNRGEGGLLALFGLLRRSGLKARTLTTFTIVAMLGAAMFLGDSVITPAISVLSAVEGLEVIQPTLSALVVPIAVVILLGVFAIQRFGTRTIGRLFGPIMLLWFLVLAVTGGASILEDPAVLQALSPHWVVLFFIDQPGTAFFALGAIVLAVTGAEALYADLGHFGRQAITRAWMWVVFPALVLNYLGQASLALRHPQEATSSFFGLVPAWGQLPMVILATAATIIASQSVISGTYSVIHQAWRLGLFPPLRVVHTSEKNEGQIYVPAINVLLALAVLAVTIGFRGSAALASAYGIAVTTTISITTIVYLAWSWAHSRRLTPRILAAGAILLVTVAFLVANLPKATSGGWLPLAIGAIIFTVMGSWWIGQQRIRAARRIGELPLSDLESFLTRAKGDLFRVPGDAVFITRNPNIVPVALRTMVTQNHALQKRSILLSWSTIDVPSTVGMKQRINVETFPSGIVRVVAKVGFLEQPRMTELLTEAHTVDKTALVNFASSRATFFISTPVPRYNRRSKMFRWAQVLFLALDRLAPDPVDVIELPRDRTIVLAREALL is encoded by the coding sequence GTGGGCGCCGGCCAGGTCGACTTGGTGCTCACCGATGGTTGCCGACACGTCGCACGATACCCGTTGCGGCACATAACGCTCTCCACGCACCCTAGGATTCAGGAGTTAGTTGACGCGGCGCCTGGAAGACCGCTTCGCACGCTAACCGTTAACCGGATCGACAGCGGTCCCAGCTGCCGTGAGCCTGTCTTGGATGTAGAAAGATTCGTGAAGTTGGAAAAATTGAGCGCACGCGGTCCGGCTTTGGTTGTGGGTCCCATGATTGCGGCGATGGGTGTCGTCTTCGGCGATATTGGCACCAGCCCGCTTTACGCGGCGACGACGACGTTTGACGCCGGCAGTTTCGATGTCAGCGGACCGTCGGCCGAATATGTGTATGGGTCGACGGCGACCATCCTCTATGCGCTCACTTTGGTTGTCACGATCCTCTACGTGCGTTTCCTGATCCGGGCTGACAACCGAGGCGAAGGTGGGCTTCTCGCACTATTCGGGCTTCTCCGCCGGAGCGGTCTGAAAGCTCGAACCCTCACGACCTTCACTATTGTTGCCATGCTGGGTGCCGCAATGTTTCTAGGCGATAGCGTGATCACCCCCGCGATCTCGGTCCTGTCCGCAGTAGAAGGTCTAGAAGTGATCCAGCCGACCCTGTCCGCCCTTGTGGTGCCGATCGCAGTCGTGATCTTGCTGGGTGTTTTTGCGATACAAAGATTTGGCACCCGAACAATCGGACGGCTCTTCGGCCCGATAATGTTGCTCTGGTTTCTTGTCCTCGCAGTGACGGGTGGCGCATCGATCCTGGAGGACCCCGCGGTCCTTCAAGCGCTCTCACCGCACTGGGTTGTACTTTTCTTCATCGACCAGCCCGGGACAGCATTCTTCGCCCTCGGCGCGATCGTTCTGGCCGTTACGGGAGCCGAAGCCCTCTACGCCGACCTAGGCCATTTCGGCCGACAAGCGATCACGCGCGCATGGATGTGGGTCGTCTTTCCCGCCCTAGTCCTCAACTATCTTGGGCAGGCGTCCTTGGCTCTGCGCCACCCGCAGGAGGCGACCTCATCTTTCTTCGGCCTCGTTCCCGCGTGGGGTCAACTCCCCATGGTCATCCTCGCCACGGCCGCCACGATCATCGCTTCCCAGTCTGTGATCTCAGGGACATACTCCGTCATCCATCAAGCGTGGCGTCTGGGGCTCTTCCCTCCACTTCGAGTAGTTCACACATCGGAAAAGAACGAGGGCCAGATCTACGTTCCAGCCATCAACGTCCTACTTGCACTTGCTGTGCTCGCCGTGACAATTGGCTTCCGAGGATCCGCCGCGTTAGCCTCCGCATACGGCATCGCTGTCACCACTACCATCTCCATCACCACTATCGTCTACCTGGCCTGGAGTTGGGCACACTCCAGACGCCTCACGCCAAGAATTCTCGCCGCAGGCGCAATCCTCCTGGTGACTGTCGCGTTCCTCGTTGCGAACCTACCCAAAGCGACCTCGGGAGGGTGGCTCCCACTCGCAATCGGCGCAATCATATTCACAGTGATGGGCTCATGGTGGATAGGACAGCAACGCATCCGCGCCGCACGACGCATCGGCGAGCTCCCCCTCAGCGACCTGGAGTCATTCCTCACACGCGCCAAAGGGGACCTGTTCCGGGTTCCCGGAGACGCAGTGTTCATTACCCGGAATCCAAATATTGTGCCCGTTGCCCTGCGCACAATGGTCACTCAAAATCATGCCCTCCAGAAACGCTCCATCCTCTTGAGCTGGTCAACGATCGACGTCCCCTCCACCGTCGGGATGAAACAACGAATCAACGTCGAAACGTTCCCCTCCGGAATCGTTCGCGTCGTCGCGAAAGTCGGATTCCTTGAGCAACCCCGGATGACAGAACTCCTGACCGAAGCTCACACCGTCGACAAGACAGCGCTAGTAAATTTCGCTTCCTCACGCGCAACATTCTTCATCTCCACCCCAGTACCCCGCTACAACCGGCGGAGCAAAATGTTTCGCTGGGCCCAAGTCCTCTTCCTAGCCCTCGACAGGCTCGCACCCGACCCCGTCGACGTCATCGAGCTTCCCCGAGACAGAACCATCGTCCTCGCCCGCGAAGCACTCCTCTAA
- a CDS encoding glutaredoxin family protein, which produces MASSRSDNVGLQYETVDLTHDQAAADLVTQLGYRSAPVVIVGTEHWAGFRPDKINAIAAAQAATLTPILKEEKE; this is translated from the coding sequence GTGGCTTCCTCACGCTCTGACAACGTCGGCCTGCAGTACGAGACCGTCGACCTCACCCACGACCAAGCCGCCGCCGACCTGGTCACACAACTCGGCTACCGATCCGCACCCGTCGTCATCGTTGGCACCGAACACTGGGCGGGGTTCAGGCCAGACAAGATCAACGCCATCGCCGCAGCACAAGCCGCCACGCTCACGCCGATACTGAAGGAAGAGAAAGAGTGA
- a CDS encoding LacI family DNA-binding transcriptional regulator: protein MPPSDFERQESVVNRSSVPYANCNGVSEATTGGTHDSDGDSVTGKPHNGRTRVTLRDIAGLTGVTPAAVSMALSGSGRISEDTRLAIQKAANDLGYVPSSAARALRNQHAGAIALIVPTTATHVFGHSYFMHVLSGVSTVANARDTQLLISTNPDQEHGLAAYERVMRSNSADGAILTSAAISDLTVERLTSSGMPVVLIGNFPYLSDAITVGIDDVGASRAITEHLIERHGRTRLLHVAGPLDHQTGIDRRDGFLSAMESHGLKDQAVVIEGDLSEISGREIVADLGEGIADFDGIVFANDDMAFGAMQLLKERGIAIPTDIAIVGFDDFGLARAVSPSLSTVHVPAEEIARLATERLFEIIDGTRSGWSRLQVDVQLALRESCGCEQ from the coding sequence ATGCCGCCGTCCGATTTTGAACGTCAAGAATCGGTAGTTAATCGATCAAGCGTCCCTTACGCTAATTGCAATGGCGTTTCAGAAGCTACGACTGGTGGCACACATGACTCGGACGGCGATTCAGTGACGGGGAAACCGCACAATGGACGCACACGCGTCACCCTTCGGGACATCGCCGGACTGACCGGCGTAACTCCCGCTGCGGTGTCCATGGCCCTGTCTGGAAGTGGCCGAATCAGCGAAGACACCCGTCTCGCTATCCAGAAGGCGGCCAACGACCTCGGATACGTCCCCAGCTCAGCGGCCCGCGCACTTCGCAATCAACACGCCGGAGCGATTGCCCTGATCGTCCCGACCACGGCAACACACGTTTTCGGTCACAGTTACTTCATGCACGTCCTGAGCGGCGTGTCGACCGTCGCCAACGCCCGCGACACGCAACTGCTGATCTCGACGAACCCTGACCAGGAGCACGGACTTGCCGCGTACGAACGCGTCATGCGGTCGAACAGTGCGGATGGCGCCATCCTCACCAGCGCGGCGATCAGTGACCTCACCGTCGAGCGACTGACCAGCAGCGGAATGCCCGTCGTACTCATCGGAAACTTTCCGTATCTCAGCGATGCCATCACGGTCGGAATTGACGACGTGGGCGCGAGTCGAGCAATCACGGAACATCTCATCGAGCGTCACGGTCGAACCCGGCTACTGCACGTGGCCGGGCCTCTTGACCACCAAACGGGCATAGACCGACGCGACGGATTCCTCTCCGCCATGGAGAGTCATGGACTGAAGGATCAAGCCGTCGTGATCGAGGGAGACCTCAGCGAAATCTCCGGACGCGAGATCGTCGCGGATCTCGGGGAGGGGATTGCCGATTTCGATGGCATCGTTTTCGCGAACGACGACATGGCCTTTGGCGCCATGCAGTTACTCAAGGAACGCGGCATCGCCATCCCGACTGACATCGCCATCGTCGGTTTCGACGACTTCGGGCTGGCCCGCGCCGTTTCCCCCAGCCTGTCGACGGTACACGTCCCCGCCGAGGAGATTGCGCGACTGGCGACGGAGAGACTGTTCGAGATCATCGATGGCACGAGGTCGGGCTGGAGCCGACTCCAAGTTGACGTGCAGCTGGCCCTGCGGGAATCCTGCGGCTGCGAGCAGTAG
- a CDS encoding ABC transporter substrate-binding protein — MKRKTLVAGIAIAGLALGTAACSSPNSSSEVTELSIWTGFTGGDAAGYDTIVSAFNASHPGIHVTMTVQPWDTIQQKLPSAWLTGQGPDIAAPSSDPNVIAQYVKTKSLLALTNTGDGDDKINVNALAPVTVDEFTYDQKLYAVPANLATLSLYYNKKAFTAAGITTPPTTVAELKADAKKLTLDGGSTQYGLALADNQTIQMWPVLQWLDGGDIVDQATGCSVVDSAANKKSLTEWAGLVTNDKISPVGLTGAEADSLFSAGKAAMEINGPWAASGFKAAGIDLGIATVPVGVNGPVTLGSTVALAVSAKTKHPAEAQEFLAYWTSKNVQKAFSLQTGFPPMRTDLADDPELAADPTVSIFTSQVPNARLYLPQVPEATKVDSEAYVPMIGQITRGTSIDTSTSEAKATINKLTGCAS; from the coding sequence ATGAAACGCAAGACACTAGTAGCGGGGATCGCAATAGCGGGTCTTGCCCTCGGAACGGCCGCCTGCTCGTCCCCGAATTCCTCAAGTGAAGTAACTGAACTGTCCATCTGGACCGGGTTCACCGGTGGCGACGCTGCCGGATACGACACCATCGTCTCGGCATTCAACGCGTCCCACCCCGGTATTCACGTCACGATGACCGTGCAGCCCTGGGACACCATCCAACAGAAGCTGCCCTCCGCGTGGCTTACCGGCCAGGGTCCCGACATCGCCGCTCCGAGCTCGGACCCCAACGTCATTGCGCAGTATGTCAAGACCAAGTCCCTTCTCGCGCTCACCAACACCGGAGATGGCGATGACAAAATCAACGTCAACGCTCTTGCCCCGGTAACCGTGGACGAGTTCACCTACGACCAGAAGCTCTACGCAGTGCCGGCGAACCTGGCAACGCTCAGCCTCTACTACAACAAGAAAGCGTTTACGGCGGCCGGGATCACCACTCCGCCGACGACAGTGGCCGAGCTCAAGGCAGACGCGAAGAAGCTGACACTTGATGGGGGTTCGACGCAATACGGGCTGGCCCTCGCCGATAATCAGACGATCCAGATGTGGCCAGTCCTGCAGTGGCTGGACGGCGGCGACATCGTCGACCAGGCCACTGGCTGCAGCGTCGTCGATTCCGCAGCGAACAAGAAGAGCCTGACCGAATGGGCGGGGCTCGTCACGAACGACAAGATCTCCCCGGTCGGCCTCACCGGCGCTGAGGCCGATTCGCTGTTCTCCGCCGGCAAGGCGGCCATGGAAATCAACGGCCCGTGGGCAGCCTCCGGCTTCAAGGCCGCTGGAATCGACCTGGGCATAGCAACGGTTCCCGTCGGTGTCAACGGCCCCGTCACACTGGGATCCACGGTCGCCCTGGCGGTGTCCGCGAAGACGAAGCACCCCGCCGAGGCGCAGGAATTCCTGGCCTACTGGACGAGCAAGAACGTGCAGAAGGCCTTCTCTCTGCAGACTGGGTTCCCGCCCATGCGCACCGACCTGGCTGACGATCCCGAACTTGCGGCAGACCCGACGGTCTCCATTTTCACCAGCCAGGTTCCCAACGCTCGCCTGTATCTCCCGCAGGTCCCGGAGGCTACCAAGGTCGACTCCGAAGCCTACGTGCCCATGATCGGCCAGATCACCCGCGGAACCAGCATCGACACCTCTACGAGCGAAGCCAAAGCAACAATCAATAAGCTGACCGGCTGCGCGTCCTGA
- a CDS encoding helix-turn-helix domain-containing protein produces MGGQNMSKSFRDLSDRTKAGWSNDARTVYEAAAASFDSELSARAELGAQLAEARKSRHFTQPTLSSMTGIQQAEISRIERGVGNPTADTLTRLTAALGRKIVLTPIP; encoded by the coding sequence ATGGGAGGACAGAACATGAGTAAGAGTTTTCGCGATCTTTCAGACCGTACGAAAGCCGGGTGGTCTAACGACGCCCGCACCGTGTACGAGGCCGCAGCAGCCTCGTTCGACTCCGAACTGAGCGCGCGGGCGGAACTCGGAGCCCAACTTGCTGAGGCGCGCAAGTCACGACACTTTACGCAGCCCACTCTGTCCAGCATGACCGGGATCCAACAGGCTGAAATTAGCCGAATCGAGCGCGGAGTGGGAAACCCAACAGCCGACACGCTCACTCGCCTCACTGCCGCCCTCGGCCGAAAAATAGTTCTGACCCCGATCCCCTAG
- a CDS encoding DUF1345 domain-containing protein, with the protein MEQVQDFRSTIFHAGTRASVAFIVGVLVGVASGLIVKWAFAPAIGWVGAAVVFLSWTWIAVGRLDHSETARYATREDPSRFAAEVLILCASIASFWAIALILIEAGTVEGLAKAGLVALALSTIAASWLMVTTVFTLRYAHLYYSNETGGIDFNQREPPRYSDFAYLAVTIGATFQVSDTNLQNHDIRITALRHSLLSYVLGVVVLATTINLVSGLAH; encoded by the coding sequence ATGGAGCAGGTGCAGGACTTTCGATCAACAATTTTTCATGCTGGCACGAGGGCGAGCGTGGCTTTCATCGTTGGCGTGCTCGTTGGCGTCGCCTCTGGTCTGATTGTGAAATGGGCATTCGCGCCGGCTATCGGTTGGGTTGGGGCGGCGGTCGTCTTCCTGTCGTGGACGTGGATAGCGGTAGGTCGACTGGATCATTCTGAGACCGCACGATATGCCACTCGAGAAGATCCATCCCGGTTCGCCGCCGAGGTACTCATTCTGTGCGCAAGTATCGCCAGTTTCTGGGCCATTGCGCTTATCCTCATTGAGGCTGGCACCGTGGAAGGACTGGCCAAAGCCGGACTCGTCGCCTTGGCGTTGTCAACGATCGCGGCTTCTTGGCTGATGGTCACCACCGTGTTCACCTTGCGATACGCGCACCTGTACTACAGCAACGAAACCGGGGGCATTGACTTCAATCAACGCGAGCCGCCCCGGTACTCCGACTTCGCTTACCTGGCCGTGACGATCGGGGCCACGTTCCAAGTTTCGGACACCAATCTGCAAAATCACGATATCCGCATCACCGCGCTGCGCCATTCGTTGCTTTCTTACGTCTTGGGAGTCGTTGTCCTAGCGACAACGATCAACCTCGTTTCCGGACTCGCCCATTAA